The stretch of DNA GGGGCGGGGATGGGATCCAGCTGGTTGGCGGTGGTGATGAACATGACTTTACTGAGATCAAAGGGAACGTTAAGGTAGTGGTCAGTAAAGGTATTGTTTTGCTCCGGGTCCATGACTTCCAGCAGGGCGGAGGCCGGGTCACCGCGAAAATCACGCCCAAGTTTATCCACTTCATCAAGCATGAATACCGGGTTACGGTTTTTGCACCTTTTGAGCTCCTGGATAATCCTGCCGGGCATGGCACCGATATAGGTTCGGCGATGACCACGAATTTCCGCTTCATCATGCATGCCGCCTAAAGATAAACGGATGAATGATCGCCCCGTAGCCCGGGCGATGGATTTTCCCAAAGAGGTTTTTCCGACTCCCGGTGGTCCCACAAGACAGAGGATTGGTCCCTTCATCTCTTTTTTCAACTTGCAGACGGCCAGGTATTCCAGGATGCGATCCTTGACTTTTTCCAGGCCGTAATGATCTTCATTGAGTATCTGCTCGGCATGTTCCAGGTCAAGATTATCTCTGCTTTCCCGGGTCCAGGGCATTTCCGCCAGGTATTCGAGGTAGGTCAGGGTGCTGTGGTAATCAGGGGAGGCCGGATTCATCCGGCTCAGCCGGCTCAGCTCTTTTAGGGCTATGTCGCTGGTAGCCTCATTCATGCCTGATTCTTTGATTGCTTGGCGTAGCTTTTCCAGGTCATCTTCATCTTCTCCCAGTTCATCCTGGATAGCTTTCATCTGTTGTCGCAGGAGCTGTTCCTTCTGGTTTTTGTTTATCCCTTTTTGCACCTTCGCCCCGATTTTCTGTCCCAGGTGCAACTGCTGTCGGGTGGCAGTTAAAAGCTGGTGGACAAATTTGAGCCGGTCCAGGGGGTCAATAAGTGACAAAACTTTTTGCTGGCTGGAGAAGTCAGGACGCAGATAAATGGTGACCACATCCGCCAGCCTGGCGGGATTGTCCACCTTGTCCAGCAAAGTCAAAGCGGCTTCCGGTAAAGGCTTGCCGGCCGCAAAACAATCTTTCAATTGAGCCAGACAGCTGGCCTTGAGCATGTGCAGCGCGGCATTGTCGGAGTCTGCAAATTCTTTGAGTGGATTAATGAGTGCAATCATGGGGCGCTGGTTATTAAGCAGCCGGAGAAAGGAAATTCTCGCAAGCCCCTCGATGGTAAATTCTGCCTCGCCGGGCTTGGATGCCCTGACCATGGTTACCCGGCAGGCGGTGCCCACCGGATACATGTCTTCCAGTGTGAGCGATTCCCGATTGCTGGTCCGCAGGTTGCAGCTGCCGACAAATTCCTGTTTTTCATATATTTCAGTAAGCAGGCTGATATCCTGCTGGTCTTTTACGGTAATGTTAATGACCATGTGGGGGAAAATGACCGTTTTGTTCAGTACGAAGAGGGGCAGACGGTCAGGTAGTTGGATGATTTGCATGATTTTCTTTCCCGTTTCTGTTATGNNNNNNNNNNNNNNNNNNNNNNNNNNNNNNNNNNNNNNNNNNNNNNNNNNNNNNNNNNNNNNNNNNNNNNNNNNNNNNNNNNNNNNNNNNNNNNNNNNNNTGAGATTCTGTGCTGAAATATCTTATTCGTACCATGGTTGTCAAAGTATTGTTTTTGTTTCAGGACGATTTTTGGAGTTTAGCCGGGTGAAAAAAGCTGAAATATTGTTGGTTAATCCCTGGATTACTGATTTTGCCGCCTATGATCTGTGGGCCAGACCTCTGGGGCTTCTCTATCTTGGGGATATCCTGCGCCGTCAGGATGGGGCAAATGTCCACTTGCTTGATTGCCTGGATTTGGCTTTGCTGCCGCAGATATTACGGCAGAAAGTGAAGCGGCGGCGCTACGGAACCGGACATTATTTTCAGCAGGTGATTGCCAAACCGGAGGCCATCCGGGATGTTCCCCGTTATTATAAGCGTTATGGCCTGCCGGAAGAAGTTTTCCGGGCGCATTTGGAAAAGTTGCCGGTGCCGGACGTGGTAGTGGTAACTTCCCGGATGACTTACTGGTATCCCGGGGTGCAACAGACAATCCGGATCATCAGGGAAATTTTCCCGGATACCGTGGTCATTCTAGGAGGGATTTACGCGACTTTATGTGCCGATCATGCCCGCCTTTATGCTGGTGCGGACCATGTGGTAATCGGTGCTGATCCGGGAGAGTTGTGCCGGCTGCTTAAAGAACTGGATATTATCTCCGCGGTTCCTAATCCCCGGGAGCTTGATCTCTTCAATGTTTCACCAGCCTGGGATTTGTACCGGGAGCATGATTTTCTGGTGCTTCTGACTAGTCTCGGTTGTCCTTATCGCTGCCCTTACTGCGCTTCGTTCAGGCTTTATCCCGGCTACCGCCGTCGACCGCCGGGAGACGTGTTTGCCGAGCTGAAATACTGGTTGTCGTGCTATCCCCATGTGGAGGACATCGTCTTTTATGATGATGCTCTGCTCTTGGAAGCGGAGTCCAATCTGATTCCTTTTTTGGAAAAGGTGAAGGACTCTTTTCCCCATCTTCGTTTTCATACCCCCAACGGCCTGCATGTAAATGCCATCACTCCGGAGCTGTCCCGGTTGATGAAAACCACCGGTTTTACCACTATCAGGCTCAGCTTGGAAACCACCAGTGAGGCGTTGCAGG from Pseudomonadota bacterium encodes:
- a CDS encoding radical SAM protein, producing the protein RFCAEISYSYHGCQSIVFVSGRFLEFSRVKKAEILLVNPWITDFAAYDLWARPLGLLYLGDILRRQDGANVHLLDCLDLALLPQILRQKVKRRRYGTGHYFQQVIAKPEAIRDVPRYYKRYGLPEEVFRAHLEKLPVPDVVVVTSRMTYWYPGVQQTIRIIREIFPDTVVILGGIYATLCADHARLYAGADHVVIGADPGELCRLLKELDIISAVPNPRELDLFNVSPAWDLYREHDFLVLLTSLGCPYRCPYCASFRLYPGYRRRPPGDVFAELKYWLSCYPHVEDIVFYDDALLLEAESNLIPFLEKVKDSFPHLRFHTPNGLHVNAITPELSRLMKTTGFTTIRLSLETTSEALQEQWGGKTVKKRFEETIAALLAAGYPPEQLDVYLLVGVPGQRWQQVKEDVEFVKFLGLYPRLTEYSPLPGTVLWPAACEATDVDLAGEPLFHNNTLVSCGGSDFSPDRLNQLKHLARR
- the lon gene encoding endopeptidase La; amino-acid sequence: MQIIQLPDRLPLFVLNKTVIFPHMVINITVKDQQDISLLTEIYEKQEFVGSCNLRTSNRESLTLEDMYPVGTACRVTMVRASKPGEAEFTIEGLARISFLRLLNNQRPMIALINPLKEFADSDNAALHMLKASCLAQLKDCFAAGKPLPEAALTLLDKVDNPARLADVVTIYLRPDFSSQQKVLSLIDPLDRLKFVHQLLTATRQQLHLGQKIGAKVQKGINKNQKEQLLRQQMKAIQDELGEDEDDLEKLRQAIKESGMNEATSDIALKELSRLSRMNPASPDYHSTLTYLEYLAEMPWTRESRDNLDLEHAEQILNEDHYGLEKVKDRILEYLAVCKLKKEMKGPILCLVGPPGVGKTSLGKSIARATGRSFIRLSLGGMHDEAEIRGHRRTYIGAMPGRIIQELKRCKNRNPVFMLDEVDKLGRDFRGDPASALLEVMDPEQNNTFTDHYLNVPFDLSKVMFITTANQLDPIPAPLRDRMEIIQIPGYSEAEKKPIAFRYLVPRQLENNGLASERIMFTDEAMDKIISEYTREAGVRNLEKTIGQVLRKLAREKAGNLKPNRTVTGRDLEKFLGPRKFHRELAAIHDQIGVATGMAWTPTGGDIIFIEAAKMKSGSPKLTLTGSLGEIMKESAITALSYLRSLADSLALDADQFASQDIHIHVPAGSIPKDGPSAGMAIFLALLSLFSNRQTNHKVAITGEITLSGRILAVGGIKEKVLAAHRAGITHIVMPEENLKNLLDIPEDVKKEMTFSGVETIDAAIPLVVPGLTPKPEVTGHQIPAAYV